tcttcttttgatagGCAAATGCACAGCCTTGCATACGGCGACCGTCGGCTAAAATAATTTAAGTTAGGCTTGTTCCCAATCAGGTTCCCAATCGGGCAATCGCACCTATCTTATCAGAAAGGAGTCCAGAACAGGGAGGTGATATCAAATATAAATAGGGCAGCAAATTTCATCGATTGAAGAACAACTTTCGGGACAGTTTCAGTGATATCTGGCGAGCCTTTTCATTTTAATCTTTTTATTGTGATGTCCACAGCTTCGGTTTCAGTGTCAGTAGTTTCTCAACTCTCGGTCTCCAAGCCAGACCCCAATCTAAAGCAAATAAAGAGTGCTAAGATAGAAAGAGGCTTGTCTGATATCTACGGTGAAAATATAAGACTCACTACTTACACTAGTGATGCCGACGTTGATCCAATCAAAACTGATTGGTACAACGCAGATCCTAAGAAGAGAGGACCTGTTGTTCCCTCCAAGTTTAAAAATGGCCTCGGCAAACACAACGCCATTGGTGCTCACGGAGGTCCATATTCTATTTACCATGCTCTAAGTATTGGTACCAGACAACTCGATTCTAATCACATTGCTGATTACACCAGTGGCTTTCCGTCTTTTGATTTTCCTCAGGTTCCTGAATGGTCTGAGCCTGGTAAAATTGTCTCATTGGATCCGTTCGGTCATATGACTCCTTGGCTATACAACAGTATtgggaagaaagaaggcGTGGAAGTCAGACCTTCTATGGCTATTACCAAAGCTGTTCTTTCTATCCCCGAAATCAGGGGGGAAGTTCAAAAGGGCAATCTCAAGCCAGATGGAAAAGTTGTCTTGAACGAAGATGGCGATATGGCCTGTACCAAGGTTGCCGTTGATCCAGTTTGGTACTTACCAGGTGTTGCCGAGAGGCTTGGAATTAGTGAGGCTGATTTGAGAAGGGCTTTGTTTGAAGACACTAACGGCATGTACCCTGAATTGGTGACGAGACCAGATATTAAGGTATTCTGTCCACCCATCGGCGGGTGTACTGCTTATATCTTTGGTAATCCAGCAAATCTACATAAGGAAGATAAGAGACTTTCCGTGAGAGTTCACGATGAATGTTGCAGTTCGGACGTGTTTCTTTCCGACATATGCTCCTGTAGATGTTACTTAATCTTTGGTTTAGTTGAGGCAGCTAGGGAGGCTCAAAATGGTGGTAATGGAATGATTTGTTATTTCAGGAAGGAGGGTAGATGCCTTGGAGAGGTTACCAAATATATGGTTTACAACGCCAGAAAGAGATGCGGCGACACCGCCGATAACTACTTCCCAAGAACAGAATGCATTGCCGGTGTCAAGGACGCTAGATTCCAAGAATTGATGCCAGATATTCTCCATTGGTTTGGAATCAAAACAATTGATCGCATGCTTTCTATGAGTAACCTGAAGTATGATGCTATTATTAAATCTGGTATCGATATTAAGGAGAGGGTCGAGATTCCAGATTATCTTTTGCCTGCAGACTGTCGGGTTGAAATCGATGCCAAAATTGCATCTGGCTACTTTACTAACGGCCACCGCTATACGGAcgaggaattgaagaaggtggaagGTCGACAATGGCAGAACATTTAAAGGAATCCCACCCCCCCTCTACGCTGTTTGAACATATACCCTGCCCTAGAGGCTCTTTATATATAGAACACTGATATCAATGAAATAACTTcgaaaataaaaaaaagataacCAAATTTCTACGAATTGATGGATGATAAGTAGTCCTCTTTTGGCTCACTTATTTACTCCctcatatatatatataagcTTGACTGCGAATACCCCAATTGAGAAAATTCGAATGGGtatatattttcttttataTTAAGCCAACGATAATTTTTATTTCGGTTTTTCGCGAGGTTACAGCGAATAGGCGAATAAGACTGTTTAGGGACACCGAAACACTCAGACGATTGATTCTATATTGACTGTTAAGCGAGACCTGGCTTACAGAAAAC
The sequence above is a segment of the Brettanomyces nanus chromosome 4, complete sequence genome. Coding sequences within it:
- the URC1 gene encoding Putative GTP cyclohydrolase (EggNog:ENOG41) produces the protein MSTASVSVSVVSQLSVSKPDPNLKQIKSAKIERGLSDIYGENIRLTTYTSDADVDPIKTDWYNADPKKRGPVVPSKFKNGLGKHNAIGAHGGPYSIYHALSIGTRQLDSNHIADYTSGFPSFDFPQVPEWSEPGKIVSLDPFGHMTPWLYNSIGKKEGVEVRPSMAITKAVLSIPEIRGEVQKGNLKPDGKVVLNEDGDMACTKVAVDPVWYLPGVAERLGISEADLRRALFEDTNGMYPELVTRPDIKVFCPPIGGCTAYIFGNPANLHKEDKRLSVRVHDECCSSDVFLSDICSCRCYLIFGLVEAAREAQNGGNGMICYFRKEGRCLGEVTKYMVYNARKRCGDTADNYFPRTECIAGVKDARFQELMPDILHWFGIKTIDRMLSMSNLKYDAIIKSGIDIKERVEIPDYLLPADCRVEIDAKIASGYFTNGHRYTDEELKKVEGRQWQNI